One Mycoplasmoides pneumoniae FH genomic region harbors:
- the pta gene encoding phosphate acetyltransferase, whose amino-acid sequence MSVIDLLKQRVQSAGKKPVIIFPEGWSPTVMEAVNQLQQAGILTPAVIFRTRSEVPAGFNTAIKHYVIEEMDLTKYANFVYEKRKHKGMEMREAQKFVRDASSLAATLVALNEVDGEVCGKEYATKDTLRPALQLLGTGNFVSSVFIMEKNEERLYFTDCAFAVYPSPQELAVVAENTFKFAQSMGEPELKMVFLSYSTLGSGKGEAVDKVVSATQIFLEKHPELKANVCGELQFDSAFVEKVRKQKAPNLTWNGSANIYVFPNLDAGNIGYKIAQRLGGYEAIGPIVLGLARPFNDLSRGASVSDVFNVGIITAAQTLK is encoded by the coding sequence ATGAGTGTTATTGATCTTTTAAAACAACGTGTTCAAAGTGCTGGTAAAAAGCCAGTGATCATTTTCCCTGAAGGTTGATCGCCAACCGTAATGGAAGCAGTTAACCAGCTCCAGCAAGCGGGTATTTTAACCCCAGCGGTGATCTTCCGCACCCGCAGTGAAGTACCAGCTGGTTTTAACACCGCCATCAAGCACTATGTGATTGAGGAAATGGACTTGACAAAGTACGCTAACTTCGTTTATGAAAAGCGCAAGCACAAGGGCATGGAAATGCGTGAAGCACAAAAGTTTGTCCGTGATGCCAGTTCCCTAGCAGCCACTTTAGTAGCACTCAACGAAGTGGATGGGGAAGTGTGTGGTAAGGAATACGCTACGAAGGATACTCTCCGTCCTGCTTTACAACTGTTAGGTACTGGTAACTTTGTGTCGAGTGTGTTCATCATGGAAAAGAATGAGGAACGCTTGTACTTTACCGACTGTGCTTTTGCTGTTTACCCTTCACCCCAAGAATTAGCAGTTGTAGCGGAAAACACCTTTAAGTTTGCCCAAAGTATGGGGGAACCAGAACTCAAGATGGTCTTTTTGAGCTATTCAACACTGGGCAGTGGTAAAGGGGAAGCGGTGGACAAAGTAGTCAGTGCGACCCAAATCTTCTTGGAAAAACACCCCGAACTCAAAGCTAATGTTTGTGGTGAATTACAGTTTGACAGTGCTTTTGTGGAAAAGGTACGCAAACAAAAAGCCCCTAATTTGACTTGGAATGGATCAGCTAACATCTATGTGTTCCCGAACCTAGATGCTGGTAACATTGGATACAAGATTGCGCAACGTTTAGGTGGTTATGAAGCAATTGGTCCAATTGTTTTAGGTCTAGCACGTCCTTTTAACGACCTTTCCCGTGGTGCCAGTGTCAGTGATGTCTTTAACGTGGGCATTATTACCGCAGCGCAAACACTTAAATAA
- a CDS encoding phosphoglycerate kinase produces the protein MVDFKTVQAFDFQGKTVVLRADLNVPMKDGVITDNERILASLDTIKYLLGHNCKIVLLSHLSRVKSLDDKKGKKSLQPVASALQNLLKDTKVHFCPENTGDKVKVAVNQLPLGEILVLENTRYCDVNEAGEVVKHESKNNAELAQFWASLGDIFVNDAFGTAHRRHASNAGIAKYIKNSCIGLLMERELINLYRLINNPPKPFVVVLGGAKVSDKLQVVNNLLKIADHILIGGGMINTFLKALGNEVGTSLVEEDLVQTAKQILDSDKDKKIVLGVDQMLHASFKDEPGVECVVAPQWPAELQGFMSLDVGSKTVALFSSYLAKAKTIFWNGPMGVFEFSNYAQGTLAIGKAIAQNQQAFSVIGGGDSAAAAKQLQIADQFSFISTGGGASLALIGGEELVGISDIQKK, from the coding sequence ATGGTTGACTTTAAAACAGTCCAAGCGTTTGACTTTCAGGGTAAAACCGTAGTCTTACGTGCTGACCTCAATGTGCCGATGAAGGACGGGGTCATTACCGACAACGAACGCATACTAGCTAGCTTAGACACGATTAAGTACCTCTTGGGTCACAATTGCAAAATTGTGTTACTGTCCCATTTGTCACGAGTCAAATCGCTCGATGACAAAAAGGGTAAGAAGTCACTCCAACCAGTAGCTAGTGCTTTACAAAATTTATTAAAGGACACCAAGGTTCACTTTTGTCCGGAAAACACGGGTGACAAGGTCAAAGTCGCAGTCAATCAACTCCCATTAGGGGAAATTTTGGTGTTGGAAAACACGCGTTACTGTGATGTGAATGAGGCTGGTGAAGTGGTTAAACACGAAAGCAAGAATAACGCTGAGTTAGCACAGTTCTGAGCATCATTGGGTGACATCTTTGTCAATGACGCCTTTGGCACCGCCCACCGCCGTCACGCTTCCAACGCTGGCATTGCCAAGTACATCAAAAACTCCTGCATTGGTCTTTTAATGGAGCGGGAATTGATCAACCTCTACCGCTTAATTAATAACCCACCCAAACCGTTTGTGGTTGTGTTGGGTGGCGCTAAGGTTTCTGATAAGTTACAGGTAGTAAATAACCTGCTCAAGATTGCGGATCATATTTTAATAGGTGGGGGCATGATCAACACCTTCCTCAAAGCTCTGGGTAACGAAGTTGGCACTTCCTTAGTGGAGGAAGACTTAGTCCAAACCGCCAAGCAAATCCTTGACAGTGACAAGGACAAGAAAATTGTCTTGGGGGTAGACCAAATGCTTCATGCTAGCTTTAAGGATGAACCAGGCGTGGAGTGTGTTGTAGCCCCCCAATGACCAGCAGAACTTCAGGGCTTTATGTCCTTGGATGTGGGTAGCAAAACAGTGGCCCTGTTTAGCAGTTACCTCGCCAAGGCCAAAACAATCTTTTGGAATGGTCCCATGGGCGTATTTGAATTTAGCAACTATGCTCAGGGTACCTTAGCAATTGGTAAAGCGATTGCGCAAAACCAACAAGCCTTTAGTGTCATTGGCGGTGGTGATTCTGCAGCCGCTGCTAAACAACTCCAGATTGCTGATCAATTTAGTTTTATTTCCACTGGTGGTGGTGCATCTTTAGCACTAATAGGTGGGGAAGAGCTAGTGGGAATTAGCGATATTCAAAAAAAGTAA
- the gap gene encoding type I glyceraldehyde-3-phosphate dehydrogenase, protein MLAKSKTIRVAINGFGRIGRLVFRALLSQKNIEIVAVNDLTHPDTLAHLLKYDSAHGEFKKKVVAKDNTLMIDKKKVLVFSEKDPANLPWAEHNIDIVVESTGRFVSEEGASLHLQAGAKRVIISAPAKQKTIKTVVYNVNHKIINAEDKIISAASCTTNCLAPMVHVLEKNFGILHGTMVTVHAYTADQRLQDAPHSDLRRARAAACNIVPTTTGAAKAIGLVVPEATGKLNGMALRVPVLTGSIVELCVALEKDATVEQINQAMKKAASASFRYCEDEIVSSDIVGSEHGSIFDSKLTNIIEVDGNKLYKVYAWYDNESSYVNQLVRVVNYCAKL, encoded by the coding sequence ATGCTAGCAAAGAGTAAGACTATCCGTGTTGCTATCAATGGATTTGGACGTATTGGACGCCTTGTTTTTCGTGCACTTTTAAGCCAAAAAAATATTGAGATCGTTGCCGTTAACGACCTCACCCATCCCGATACTTTAGCACACTTACTAAAGTACGACTCCGCTCACGGTGAGTTTAAGAAAAAGGTAGTAGCTAAGGACAACACCTTAATGATTGACAAAAAGAAGGTGTTAGTGTTTAGTGAAAAAGATCCTGCTAACCTGCCATGAGCAGAACACAATATTGATATTGTGGTTGAATCCACTGGTCGCTTTGTTAGTGAAGAAGGTGCTAGTTTGCACTTGCAAGCTGGTGCTAAACGCGTGATTATTTCCGCTCCAGCTAAACAAAAAACAATTAAAACCGTGGTTTACAACGTGAACCACAAGATTATTAACGCTGAGGACAAAATTATCTCAGCTGCTAGCTGTACCACCAATTGCTTAGCACCAATGGTACACGTCTTGGAAAAGAACTTCGGCATCTTACACGGTACCATGGTAACGGTACACGCTTACACCGCCGACCAACGTTTACAAGACGCACCCCACAGCGATCTTCGTCGTGCCCGTGCTGCTGCTTGCAACATTGTACCTACCACCACTGGAGCTGCCAAAGCAATTGGCCTAGTAGTGCCAGAAGCTACTGGTAAGCTCAACGGTATGGCCCTTCGTGTTCCCGTACTAACTGGTTCGATCGTTGAACTTTGTGTAGCCCTTGAAAAGGATGCTACCGTAGAACAAATTAACCAAGCAATGAAGAAGGCGGCTTCCGCTTCCTTTAGGTACTGTGAGGATGAAATTGTGTCCAGTGACATTGTCGGCTCGGAACACGGTTCCATCTTTGACTCCAAGCTAACCAACATTATTGAAGTGGATGGTAACAAGCTTTACAAGGTTTACGCATGGTATGACAACGAATCCTCTTACGTAAACCAGTTGGTACGGGTAGTTAACTATTGTGCCAAGCTTTAA
- a CDS encoding AAA family ATPase, with the protein MVFLKRFRAYGFKSYADEITINFTHSMTGIVGPNGSGKSNVVDALKWVLGERSMKHLRSKSGDDMIFFGSKDKPASKLAEVELTFDNSQKLLHDPRPEISVMRRIYRGSGQSEYYINGELVTLKEISGIFADIGLEKGSLGIISQGSVSWFVEAKPEERRKIFEDASGIGRYTKRKEEVTNQLARTVQNLKQVSIVLNELKKDLKKLTIQADKAQRFVKLKEELKELELSVLVADYLKSQGELDRFNHQIGYIEQDFKLHEPQLQLLEDQLNIFNQRFRDADEQSIKLQQELQAVYQTINELEQRKAVIDVQLKNELSKKDEKHKIQALKKLIRVDQAQLESLQAQVLKTTSEITLLTNELSTVQTELDTTKLNLNQNSAALVYQQAQQEFLKAQNEEWVKTNPAHVLVKNVKALTGLLNTLNTFLKFEKQYEKALLKALGKSIGYLVVNNNLAALKAIDFLLTNQIGQVTFLPIDDIAFDTKIVPEHMEILQQLDGFLGVGSDHVSCDERLQPIVNALLGQVIIASDLQAALKLSSYTYKLYRVVTLNGETVYAGGIIQGGYVKDNLSLYNLQEKLASSEANITQLEHNEKQLRTNLTSLETKLNELNKKLKYEEILLEKFNERVNHTNKAILSYKIEYEQLTNESFDGTPHSFDETRLVESLNRAWAERDELNSQLKLNQELKETLAKSIKLAEAKTADLRALLDEQRSQLVLAREGKIRFENTIHNITDKINGGYKLTMEFAIANYNKPIKLSTMQAQNKIARMQSQLDEMGPINLESIAEIADKQKRFDDINGEYESLQTAIKDLQTAIGEIDELACKEFDELIQKVNAELPKTFNYLFGGGSCQIRYTDTDNVLLSGIEVFANPPGKNVANLMLLSGGEKTLVALSVLFSILRVSAFPLVILDEAESALDPANVERFANIIGNSSNNTQFLIITHRQGTMMKCDMLLGAAMQTKGVTKTFAVSLEKAEQYISKDKQN; encoded by the coding sequence ATGGTTTTTCTCAAACGGTTTCGTGCGTATGGTTTTAAGTCATATGCTGACGAAATAACAATTAATTTTACCCACTCAATGACCGGTATAGTCGGTCCTAATGGTTCTGGCAAGTCCAACGTTGTCGATGCTTTGAAGTGGGTCTTAGGGGAACGCAGCATGAAGCACTTGCGCAGTAAGTCCGGTGATGATATGATCTTCTTTGGTTCTAAGGACAAGCCCGCTAGTAAGCTAGCGGAAGTGGAACTGACCTTTGACAATTCCCAAAAACTACTGCACGATCCCCGACCAGAGATCTCGGTGATGCGCCGGATCTATCGTGGTAGTGGTCAGAGTGAGTACTATATTAACGGCGAGTTAGTAACGCTAAAAGAAATTAGTGGGATCTTTGCTGATATTGGTTTGGAAAAAGGCTCGTTGGGGATTATTTCCCAGGGCAGTGTGTCGTGATTTGTGGAAGCCAAACCAGAGGAGCGACGTAAGATCTTTGAGGACGCTTCGGGGATTGGGCGGTACACTAAGCGCAAAGAAGAGGTTACCAACCAATTAGCGCGTACCGTGCAAAATCTCAAACAGGTCAGCATTGTTTTAAATGAACTCAAAAAGGACTTAAAGAAGCTTACCATTCAAGCGGACAAGGCCCAGCGCTTTGTCAAACTTAAGGAAGAATTAAAGGAGCTGGAGCTGAGTGTCTTGGTCGCAGATTACCTCAAGTCCCAGGGTGAGTTAGACCGCTTTAACCACCAAATTGGTTACATCGAACAGGACTTTAAACTACACGAACCGCAGTTACAACTGCTAGAAGACCAGCTCAACATCTTTAACCAGCGCTTTCGTGATGCTGATGAACAGTCCATCAAACTACAACAAGAACTGCAAGCGGTCTACCAAACGATTAACGAGTTGGAACAACGCAAGGCCGTGATTGATGTGCAGCTCAAAAACGAGTTGTCCAAAAAGGACGAAAAGCACAAAATCCAGGCGTTAAAAAAGTTAATCCGGGTAGACCAAGCGCAACTAGAAAGCTTACAAGCGCAAGTACTCAAAACAACCAGTGAAATTACCCTGTTAACCAATGAGTTGAGCACCGTCCAAACTGAGTTGGACACCACAAAGTTGAATCTTAACCAAAACAGTGCGGCGTTAGTCTACCAACAAGCGCAGCAAGAGTTTTTAAAAGCGCAAAACGAGGAGTGGGTCAAAACGAATCCGGCCCATGTTTTGGTCAAAAATGTCAAGGCCCTCACCGGTCTCTTAAACACGCTCAACACTTTTTTAAAGTTTGAAAAGCAGTACGAAAAGGCCTTGTTAAAGGCGTTGGGTAAATCAATTGGTTATCTGGTTGTTAACAACAACTTGGCGGCTTTAAAGGCAATTGATTTTTTGTTAACTAACCAGATTGGTCAAGTTACCTTTTTACCAATTGACGACATTGCCTTTGATACTAAGATAGTTCCCGAGCACATGGAAATTTTGCAACAACTCGATGGCTTTTTGGGTGTTGGTAGTGACCATGTGAGTTGTGATGAAAGGTTACAACCAATTGTTAATGCTTTATTGGGTCAAGTAATTATTGCCAGTGACCTTCAAGCCGCTTTAAAACTGTCCAGTTATACCTATAAGCTGTACCGCGTTGTCACCCTCAACGGGGAAACGGTGTACGCTGGAGGGATTATCCAGGGTGGTTATGTCAAGGACAACTTAAGCTTGTATAACCTCCAGGAAAAGTTAGCTTCTAGTGAAGCTAACATTACCCAACTAGAACATAACGAAAAGCAACTACGTACCAATCTCACTAGCTTAGAGACTAAACTCAACGAGCTCAACAAAAAGTTAAAGTACGAAGAAATCCTACTGGAAAAGTTTAACGAACGTGTTAACCACACCAATAAGGCAATTTTGAGCTATAAGATTGAGTATGAGCAGCTCACCAACGAAAGCTTTGACGGAACCCCGCACAGCTTTGATGAAACCAGATTGGTTGAATCATTAAACCGTGCTTGGGCTGAACGTGACGAACTCAATTCACAGTTAAAGCTCAACCAGGAATTGAAAGAAACACTGGCCAAATCGATTAAACTAGCCGAAGCCAAAACCGCTGACCTCCGTGCCCTTTTAGATGAACAACGCTCCCAGTTAGTGTTGGCACGCGAAGGCAAAATCCGCTTTGAAAACACAATCCACAACATTACCGACAAGATTAACGGTGGGTATAAACTAACGATGGAGTTTGCGATCGCTAACTATAACAAACCAATTAAGCTCTCCACCATGCAAGCGCAAAACAAGATTGCCAGGATGCAGAGCCAACTCGATGAAATGGGTCCAATTAACCTGGAGTCGATTGCTGAAATTGCTGATAAGCAAAAGCGCTTTGATGACATTAACGGTGAGTATGAATCACTGCAAACGGCGATTAAGGATTTGCAAACCGCGATTGGTGAAATTGATGAATTGGCCTGCAAGGAATTTGACGAGCTCATCCAAAAAGTTAATGCAGAACTACCTAAAACCTTTAACTACCTCTTTGGCGGTGGTTCGTGTCAAATTCGCTACACGGATACTGATAACGTCTTGTTGTCAGGCATAGAAGTGTTTGCTAATCCGCCTGGCAAAAATGTCGCTAACTTAATGTTGTTATCGGGTGGGGAGAAAACACTCGTGGCCTTGTCGGTCCTCTTTAGTATTTTGAGAGTTAGTGCCTTTCCTCTAGTAATTTTAGATGAAGCGGAGAGTGCCTTAGATCCGGCGAACGTGGAGCGCTTTGCTAACATTATTGGCAATTCCAGTAACAACACCCAGTTCTTAATTATTACCCACCGTCAGGGCACGATGATGAAGTGTGACATGTTACTGGGAGCGGCAATGCAGACCAAGGGAGTGACCAAGACGTTTGCCGTTTCTTTGGAAAAAGCAGAGCAGTACATTAGTAAAGATAAGCAGAACTAA
- a CDS encoding ATP-binding cassette domain-containing protein has product MQTPQIIWSLIAPQYRGLANKVNRKLIQSSIKHYFWYCKQFDKLVHPFYYLTAKKHTPLFNQQLVDLAQSTLYFYNLSVFVDKSNAGQIIKNVTGSVEPNQITVIFGPSGSGKTTLIKQLGLVENPTCGFLNCGNFYYFANQKHNRATKQFQNSIGYVLQKAEEQFFCDSVLEEVLTGAINLGLCQKGDVNFAKKYLEMCGLDHIPLIKNPLELSGGQKKRLALASVLAMQVQFLILDEPTVGLDQEGKALKSALLKQLKQVTRIMIVSHDVDFIYETADSLIQLEAGQIVDQMSVADFFNNMQLLQRYEITPPLVVQTIQLLQAKGVQLNDPLAIKTVHDLIDQLKPLFHDQ; this is encoded by the coding sequence ATGCAAACACCTCAAATAATTTGATCACTGATTGCACCACAGTACCGTGGTTTAGCCAATAAGGTTAACCGCAAACTGATTCAAAGCAGCATTAAACACTACTTTTGGTACTGCAAACAGTTTGATAAACTGGTGCACCCTTTTTATTATTTAACAGCTAAAAAACACACCCCGCTGTTTAACCAGCAGTTAGTTGATTTAGCGCAAAGTACGCTGTATTTTTACAACCTTAGTGTCTTTGTTGATAAAAGCAATGCTGGTCAAATTATTAAAAACGTTACCGGTAGTGTGGAACCTAACCAAATTACCGTTATTTTTGGTCCTAGTGGCAGTGGCAAAACGACCCTAATTAAACAGTTAGGTTTAGTTGAAAATCCGACCTGTGGTTTTTTGAACTGTGGTAACTTTTATTACTTTGCCAACCAAAAACATAACCGTGCCACAAAGCAGTTCCAAAACAGCATTGGCTATGTGTTACAAAAAGCCGAAGAACAGTTTTTCTGTGATTCCGTTTTAGAAGAGGTGTTAACGGGAGCGATTAACCTCGGTTTGTGTCAAAAGGGTGATGTCAACTTTGCCAAAAAGTACTTAGAGATGTGTGGTTTGGACCACATTCCCCTAATTAAAAACCCCTTGGAGTTGAGTGGCGGACAAAAGAAACGCTTGGCATTGGCGAGTGTATTAGCCATGCAAGTGCAATTTCTCATTTTGGACGAACCAACGGTCGGGTTAGACCAGGAGGGTAAAGCACTTAAAAGTGCTTTACTCAAACAATTAAAACAGGTCACGCGCATTATGATTGTCAGTCACGACGTTGATTTCATTTACGAAACCGCTGACAGTCTGATTCAATTAGAGGCTGGTCAAATTGTCGACCAAATGAGTGTTGCAGATTTCTTTAACAACATGCAGCTTTTACAACGGTACGAAATTACCCCACCACTTGTGGTGCAAACCATTCAGTTGTTACAAGCAAAGGGTGTGCAGTTAAACGATCCCTTAGCCATTAAAACCGTACACGATCTGATTGATCAACTCAAACCGCTCTTCCATGACCAGTAA
- a CDS encoding ABC transporter ATP-binding protein — MLNVTNLSFTYPRHSQPALEKLNFSLKPNTHVAIIGHNGSGKSTLVKLLGGFLKAPKQTIFFRGQPLEEVGFRQIGILLQDPDMQLLGDTLHQELIFSLENHGVDPKQMDRVIADVLAVVELQGKQFTPLSKLSFGEKQRAVFACLLAVKPELYLLDEAFSMLDGKLASKLKRFIFKVIKEQQKTVINVTHDFNDLFLADEIIFLSKGQLLKQFSPAAIYKQLHLFHQHHFTLPFPWLLAHEVADHLHHEMKGPIEELQDVVDWICKHLK, encoded by the coding sequence TTGCTCAACGTTACCAACCTCAGTTTTACCTATCCGCGCCACAGTCAACCGGCCTTAGAAAAGCTCAATTTTAGCCTCAAACCCAACACCCATGTAGCCATTATTGGCCACAATGGTTCGGGTAAATCGACACTGGTCAAACTGTTAGGCGGATTTTTAAAAGCACCGAAACAAACAATCTTTTTTAGGGGTCAACCCTTGGAAGAAGTTGGTTTTCGCCAAATTGGTATCTTACTGCAAGATCCCGACATGCAACTGTTGGGTGATACGCTGCACCAAGAGCTCATTTTTAGCTTGGAAAACCACGGGGTGGATCCTAAACAAATGGACCGAGTGATTGCTGATGTTTTAGCGGTTGTAGAACTACAAGGTAAACAGTTCACACCGCTCAGTAAGCTGTCGTTTGGCGAAAAACAACGGGCCGTGTTTGCTTGTTTACTGGCGGTGAAACCCGAACTTTATTTACTAGATGAAGCCTTTAGTATGTTGGATGGTAAGCTAGCTAGCAAACTAAAGCGGTTCATTTTTAAGGTAATTAAAGAACAGCAAAAAACAGTTATTAATGTTACCCATGACTTTAATGACCTCTTCTTAGCGGATGAAATTATCTTTTTAAGTAAGGGACAGCTGTTAAAACAGTTTTCACCCGCTGCCATATACAAACAGCTCCACTTGTTCCACCAGCACCACTTTACCCTCCCGTTTCCATGACTTTTGGCCCATGAAGTAGCGGATCATCTCCACCACGAAATGAAGGGTCCAATTGAGGAGTTGCAAGACGTTGTTGATTGAATATGCAAACACCTCAAATAA
- a CDS encoding CbiQ family ECF transporter T component → MTSKNFLSQLPPVLKLWWWIISLVVAFLPLGLHGLIIINAIFFALVIVVERKLKTFAIIFGWLLFFFWFNIVVNGFIFLPNSSALASQNENFLGHFIYSGGEQFGGVSWWSVNTRSLLRSLVIALRISMLFATSFLLTASTSIYELAFGVERLCTPLRYLKIKTQPLSILFALVFKLLPIVKGELKRIKQAQAIRGFKYGKLAFLNPVKLKTLFIPVLLSTVKKTEAVAFALQAKGYQLDNPNKTHYLQKYNLWGGIVFLGLFVLLSCLLMVNNWHLVYWTNPHYSFTFTHQNFCFFKQISSPQLLAFWQLELLAIG, encoded by the coding sequence ATGACCAGTAAAAACTTTTTAAGTCAGTTACCACCCGTTTTAAAGCTGTGGTGGTGAATTATTAGCCTTGTGGTGGCCTTTCTCCCGTTAGGGCTACACGGACTAATTATTATTAATGCGATCTTCTTTGCGCTTGTGATTGTAGTGGAGCGCAAACTCAAAACGTTTGCCATTATCTTTGGCTGACTGTTATTCTTCTTTTGGTTTAACATTGTCGTCAACGGCTTTATTTTCTTACCGAATTCGAGTGCATTGGCCAGTCAAAATGAAAATTTTTTAGGTCATTTTATTTATTCAGGCGGTGAACAGTTTGGTGGGGTGAGTTGGTGGAGTGTCAATACCCGCTCTTTACTACGTTCATTGGTAATAGCACTACGAATTAGCATGCTGTTTGCCACGTCCTTTCTCTTAACTGCGTCCACTTCGATTTATGAGTTAGCGTTTGGGGTCGAACGGTTGTGTACCCCTTTGCGCTACCTCAAAATTAAAACACAACCGTTAAGCATCTTATTTGCACTGGTGTTTAAACTGTTACCCATTGTTAAGGGTGAATTAAAACGGATTAAACAAGCGCAAGCAATCCGTGGTTTTAAGTACGGTAAGCTAGCCTTTTTAAATCCAGTCAAACTCAAAACGCTCTTTATTCCGGTGTTATTGTCAACGGTCAAAAAAACCGAGGCAGTCGCGTTTGCGCTACAAGCCAAGGGTTACCAGTTGGACAATCCTAATAAAACGCACTATCTCCAAAAGTACAACCTTTGGGGTGGGATAGTCTTTCTGGGGCTTTTTGTCTTACTTAGTTGCTTATTAATGGTGAACAACTGACACTTGGTGTACTGAACCAATCCGCACTACAGCTTTACCTTTACCCACCAAAACTTTTGCTTTTTTAAGCAAATTTCCAGTCCACAACTTTTAGCTTTTTGGCAACTAGAATTACTCGCCATAGGTTAA
- a CDS encoding Cof-type HAD-IIB family hydrolase produces MTKTSKASGLSWFFCDLDGTLLRYQNNQHLIEPTTKRAVAQLVESGANFVVATGRKPSDVRNIYKELGIEQASPYLIANNGAVVWDLKRNSYLNKQTLSLSDFDLIDHINQTLNQLNHEYGCILYGLNDQVYFYHIHAPDSQAFKQYFAFYEGEFVQNQYLEIDGLKTEYNLVKAIWFFKEVHQQKAVIAQHFTNQERLVITSAHSFELVPLNVSKGHAINLIKQQVKITDNQIMVLGDSYNDLPMFQHGVVKVTNHLAPDNLKQLATRVYDLPASLFVGQALNDYFKFD; encoded by the coding sequence ATGACAAAGACAAGTAAAGCATCCGGGTTAAGCTGGTTTTTTTGTGATTTAGATGGCACTTTACTGCGTTACCAAAACAACCAGCACTTAATTGAACCAACTACGAAGCGAGCAGTGGCACAGTTAGTGGAGAGTGGTGCCAACTTTGTTGTAGCTACTGGACGCAAACCGAGTGACGTGCGCAACATTTACAAGGAGTTGGGGATTGAACAAGCCAGTCCCTACTTAATTGCCAACAACGGCGCGGTAGTGTGGGATTTAAAGCGCAATAGCTACCTCAACAAGCAAACCTTGTCTTTAAGTGACTTTGACTTAATTGACCACATTAACCAAACGTTAAACCAATTAAACCACGAGTATGGCTGCATTCTGTATGGCCTCAACGACCAGGTGTACTTTTATCATATCCACGCTCCTGACTCACAGGCCTTCAAACAGTACTTTGCTTTTTATGAAGGCGAATTTGTCCAAAACCAGTATCTGGAAATAGATGGGCTCAAAACTGAATACAATCTAGTTAAAGCCATTTGGTTTTTTAAGGAAGTGCACCAGCAAAAGGCGGTGATTGCGCAACACTTTACTAACCAAGAACGCTTGGTCATTACTTCAGCACACTCGTTTGAACTAGTACCGCTTAATGTATCAAAGGGTCATGCGATAAACCTAATTAAACAACAAGTAAAAATCACCGATAACCAGATTATGGTCCTCGGTGACTCTTACAATGACTTGCCAATGTTTCAACATGGTGTAGTTAAGGTAACTAATCACCTCGCACCCGACAACCTCAAACAACTAGCTACAAGGGTTTATGACCTACCAGCTTCACTGTTTGTGGGTCAAGCGTTGAACGACTACTTTAAGTTCGATTAA